In Nostoc piscinale CENA21, the genomic stretch TTGATGCTGTTTACAGTGGCGCGGCTATACACTGCTGGCCTGATGCGACAACAGGAGTTCGCAATATTTATCAAGCATTAAGTAGTGGAGGTAAGTTATTTGCCACTACATTTCTCCAACCATTACCCAGCATAATATTTCGCTTCTTCACTGCCGATGAGTTGCAGCAAATTGCGATCACCGCAGGTTTTCATCCAGACTGTGTACAGGTGGAAACTCGCGGAGTATATGGTACGCTCAAATGTATTAAGTAAATTAATCACCAATAGATAAAACAAGACCTTCACAGGCTAGTAAACCTTGGGCAAAAGTGGCTTTCACATCAGTTTGCACTTCGTCAAGAAAATCATCCTCATCATCGGGATGGTGATGAGAAATCACTAATTTCTTCACTGCTGCACCTTGGGCTAATTCTACAGCCGCTTGCCAGTGTAAATCAGTCGATTCATGGCTGTTAGCTGTTGGCGGAACGTAAGTAGCATTCGCAATCAACAAATCTACACCTTTTACCAGTTGTAAAATCTGTTCTTGATCCACAGGATCAGCATTTTTAGTTAAATCTGTGACGTAGGCAACACTTTTGTCTTGCCAGGAAACTCGGTAGCCAACAGAACGCTGAGTTTGATTAATCAAGGCTGTGGTAACTGTGACATCATCTAGCTGCACATTATTACCAGGAATCACATTATAGAAATGCAATTCCGACTGCATTACCTGGAGTGGATAAGGAAAGTGCGGTTGTAACATCTGATCACAAAGGCACTGTTTAATCGAAGCACTGTTAGAAGCAGCCGAACCATAAATATGAAAGCGGTTTTCTGGAACAAACGCTGGTGCAAAAAACGGAAACCCTTGAATGCGATTTGATTGAGAATTGGTAAAAAATAAATGTGCTTCTATCGGCTGTTGCAGTTGTCGCAAAGATTTACCGAGAATACGTAAACCAGTCCCACCATCAAAAATCAAGTGTTTACCTGCTACTTGTATACCTACACAAGCAGTATTCCCACCATAGCGATCGGCGTTACTAGCTGGGGTGGCTATTAAACCTCTGACACCCCAAAATTGCACAACAAATTCACCCACGGAACTACTAGCGGTTGTAGTTGCGGTTTCAGTTACGGAACTTTGGAAATCCGACGGCGCAAGATTTGACATTTTTCTGACAATTTAGACCTTACTGAGCAGGTCATCGTAGTGCCGCACTTCTAATAGTCGGTTTTTTTTCGTCCACAATGACTACCGTAGGAGAGTAATTTTTTAACTCTTCCAAAGAGAACTGCCCGTAAGCCATTATAATCAAGCGATCGCCCACAATGCCTAGACGTGCCGCCGCCCCATTTAGCTCAATAATTCCCGAATTGGCTGGAGCCTTGATTGCATAAGTAATAAAGCGTTCACCATTGGCAACATTGACGACTTGCACTTGCTCATAGGGTAAAATACCAGCCTTATCTAACAACATTTCATCGATGCTGATACTACCTACGTAGTTAATATTCGCCCCAGTCAGGGTGCAATTGTGTATTTTTGCCAAAAGAACTGTACGCTGCATTTAGGTTTGAGATTTTTGTGGCTAGGTGTGCAATCTGCAATTAACAAACTTTTAATTTTGTGATTGCCTGAATCTAGTATAGGAAAGC encodes the following:
- a CDS encoding MBL fold metallo-hydrolase is translated as MSNLAPSDFQSSVTETATTTASSSVGEFVVQFWGVRGLIATPASNADRYGGNTACVGIQVAGKHLIFDGGTGLRILGKSLRQLQQPIEAHLFFTNSQSNRIQGFPFFAPAFVPENRFHIYGSAASNSASIKQCLCDQMLQPHFPYPLQVMQSELHFYNVIPGNNVQLDDVTVTTALINQTQRSVGYRVSWQDKSVAYVTDLTKNADPVDQEQILQLVKGVDLLIANATYVPPTANSHESTDLHWQAAVELAQGAAVKKLVISHHHPDDEDDFLDEVQTDVKATFAQGLLACEGLVLSIGD